In one Tripterygium wilfordii isolate XIE 37 chromosome 22, ASM1340144v1, whole genome shotgun sequence genomic region, the following are encoded:
- the LOC119992181 gene encoding probable galacturonosyltransferase-like 7: MLWIRRFSRYFTAAMVMILLSPSLQSFPPAEAIRSSQLDGFLRFPGQKHAADSMDRFSFRKAPVFCNADACSSTKSGKTGVCDPSLVHVAITLDVEYLRGSIAAVHSILQHSLCPESIFFHFLVSETNLETIVRSTFPQLKFKVYYFDPMTVRDLISTSVRQALEQPLNYARNYLADLLEPCVGRVIYLDSDLVVVDDIAKLWSTSLGSSTIGAPEYCHANFTKYFTDNFWSNKRFSDTFDGREECYFNTGVMIIDLVKWRRAGYTKRIEKWMEIQKNDRIYELGSLPPFLLVFAGHVEPIEHRWNQHGLGGDNVRGSCRNLHPGPVSLLHWSGSGKPWVRLDSKLPCPLDGLWARYDLYGHQH, encoded by the coding sequence ATGTTGTGGATTAGGCGATTCTCGCGCTACTTCACTGCTGCGATGGTGATGATCCTTCTATCACCCAGTCTGCAATCCTTTCCTCCCGCCGAGGCAATTAGATCGTCTCAACTCGACGGATTTTTACGGTTTCCAGGCCAAAAACACGCCGCAGATTCGATGGACCGGTTTTCATTCAGAAAAGCCCCCGTGTTCTGCAATGCCGATGCATGTAGCTCAACTAAGTCTGGGAAAACAGGTGTATGCGATCCGTCTTTGGTTCATGTGGCGATTACTCTGGATGTGGAGTATCTCCGTGGTTCGATAGCCGCTGTGCATTCGATTTTGCAGCATTCGTTGTGTCCTGAgagcattttctttcattttctggtCTCAGAAACCAATCTGGAAACCATAGTAAGATCCACTTTCCCTCAATTGAAATTCAAGGTGTATTACTTCGATCCGATGACTGTACGGGACCTGATCTCAACTTCGGTTAGGCAAGCACTTGAACAGCCGCTAAATTATGCTAGGAATTACTTAGCGGATCTGCTGGAGCCGTGTGTAGGCAGAGTGATTTATTTGGACTCTGATCTCGTCGTGGTTGACGATATTGCGAAGCTCTGGAGTACGAGCCTGGGCTCTAGTACAATCGGAGCTCCGGAATACTGCCACGCTAACTTCACCAAGTATTTCACGGACAATTTCTGGTCGAACAAGAGGTTTTCCGATACGTTTGACGGCCGGGAAGAGTGCTACTTCAACACTGGAGTGATGATCATAGATCTGGTTAAGTGGAGGCGGGCCGGATACACGAAACGGATCGAAAAGTGGATGGAGATCCAGAAGAACGACCGCATCTACGAGCTTGGATCATTGCCGCCGTTCCTCTTGGTTTTTGCGGGACACGTGGAGCCGATCGAGCACCGGTGGAACCAGCACGGGTTAGGTGGTGATAATGTGAGGGGCAGCTGTCGTAATTTGCACCCTGGTCCAGTTAGCCTCCTACATTGGTCCGGTAGCGGCAAGCCATGGGTCAGGCTAGACTCCAAACTACCGTGCCCGCTCGACGGACTATGGGCGCGATACGACTTGTATGGACACCAGCATTGA
- the LOC119991997 gene encoding importin subunit alpha-like, with the protein MSLRPSERTEVRRNRYKVAVDADEGRRRREDNLVEIRKNKREESLLKKRREGVLGQQQQLSSSLPDPASSTVKKLESLQVNVAAIWSEDNTMQIEATTYFRKILSIERSPPINEVIQAGVVPRFVQFLAKNDLQKLQFEAAWALTNIASGTSENTRVVIDSGAVPIFVNLLSSPNDDVREQAVWALGNIAGDSPECRNLVLGHGALMPLLAQFNEHAKLSMLRNATWTLSNFCRGKPQPPFDQTKPALPALERLIHSNDEEVLTDACWALSYLSDGTNDKIQAVIDAGVCPRLVDLLLHPSPTVLIPALRAVGNIVTGDDMQTQCIIEHQVLPCLVNLLTNNHKKSIKKEACWTISNITAGNVNQIQAVIEAGIIAPLVQLLQNAEFEIKKEAAWAISNATSGGTHEQIMFLVAQGCIKPLCDLLICPDVRIISVCLEGLENILKVGEAEKSLGKTGDVNLYAQMIDDAEGLDKIESLQNHDNNEIYEKTVKILETYWLEEEDEPLPPGDAAQPAFHFGGSEHPVPSGGFNFS; encoded by the exons ATGTCGCTGAGGCCGAGCGAGAGGACGGAGGTCCGACGGAACAGGTACAAGGTTGCGGTGGATGCCGATGAGGGACGGAGGAGGAGAGAGGACAACCTCGTTGAGATCCGGAAGAACAAGAGGGAAGAGAGCTTGCTGAAGAAACGAAGGGAAGGAGTCCTTGGTCAGCAACAACAACTCTCCTCCTCTCTGCCTGACCCCGCTTCTTCTACCGTGAAGAAG TTGGAAAGTCTCCAGGTAAATGTTGCTGCTATCTGGTCTGAAGACAATACTATGCAAATTGAGGCTACCACCTACTTCCGAAAGATTCTTTCCATAG AACGCAGTCCTCCAATTAATGAAGTTATACAAGCTGGTGTAGTTCCTCGCTTTGTACAGTTTCTTGCGAAGAATGACTTGCAAAAGCTTCAG TTTGAAGCAGCGTGGGCTCTCACAAATATTGCTTCTGGAACATCAGAAAATACCAGAGTTGTAATTGATAGTGGAGCTGTCCCGATATTTGTTAATCTTTTAAGTTCTCCCAATGATGATGTGAGGGAACAG GCTGTTTGGGCATTAGGTAACATTGCAGGTGACTCGCCTGAATGTCGTAATCTTGTCCTTGGTCATGGGGctttgatgccattgttggCTCAATTCAATGAGCATGCAAAGCTTTCTATGCTAAGAAATGCAACATGGACATTATCCAACTTCTGCAGAGGCAAGCCACAGCCTCCATTTGATCAG ACAAAGCCTGCTCTTCCAGCTCTGGAGCGCCTTATACATTCAAATGATGAGGAAGTCCTTACAGATGCCTGCTGGGCACTGTCATATCTCTCAGACGGTACTAATGACAAAATCCAAGCTGTTATTGATGCAGGAGTCTGCCCTCGACTTGTTGACCTTCTACT TCATCCATCTCCTACAGTGCTTATTCCTGCCCTGCGAGCTGTTGGAAATATCGTTACTGGAGATGATATGCAGACTCAG TGCATAATTGAGCATCAGGTCCTCCCATGCCTTGTGAACCTGTTGACAAATAATCATAAGAAGAGCATCAAGAAGGAAGCATGCTGGACAATCTCTAATATTACAGCTGGAAATGTTAATCAAATACAG GCGGTGATTGAGGCTGGCATCATTGCTCCACTTGTCCAATTGCTTCAGAATGCTGAGTTTGAGATCAAGAAAGAAGCTGCCTGGGCTATTTCAAATGCTACATCTGGTGGCACTCATGAGCAAATAAT GTTCTTGGTAGCCCAGGGATGTATTAAGCCACTGTGTGATCTCTTGATTTGTCCCGACGTAAGAATCATCTCTGTGTGCTTGGAAGGCCTTGAGAACATTCTGAAGGTTGGGGAAGCTGAGAAGAGCTTGGGTAAAACAGGAGATGTTAATCTGTATGCCCAAATGATTGATGATGCTGAGGGTTTAGATAAGATTGAAAGTCTTCAGAATCATGACAACAATGAGATATATGAGAAAACAGTGAAGATCCTCGAGACATATTGGCTTGAGGAGGAGGATGAGCCTTTGCCTCCAGGTGATGCTGCCCAGCCTGCATTTCACTTTGGGGGCAGTGAACATCCTGTCCCGTCTGGAGGGTTCAACTTCAGTTGA